The proteins below are encoded in one region of Opisthocomus hoazin isolate bOpiHoa1 chromosome 26, bOpiHoa1.hap1, whole genome shotgun sequence:
- the CD79B gene encoding B-cell antigen receptor complex-associated protein beta chain has product MADLRARLWALQANLWLVALLAGGISADNNSTSNSTGSGCPMVQQHPRYVAAKRNMPVHFICYSQDPHSMQWYKMTEDSDELYELGHSTSRYSIERKDKFINFTIFRITYEDNGIYVCDSKNLTAEKKQPHLCGTELRVMGHRNIQQIQSRNTLKDAIIIIQSILLVVFISVPLLLFLDRGEHKESPEEDHTYEGLAVEQMATYEDITPFRDMKAKWTVGEHPGEE; this is encoded by the exons ATGGCCGATCTCCGCGCgaggctctgggcactccaggcGAATCTCTGGCTGGTGGCCCTGCTCGCAG GTGGGATCTCAGCAGACAATAACAGCACCAGCAACAGCACAG GCAGCGGGTGCCCCATGGTGCAGCAGCACCCGCGCTACGTGGCAGCCAAGAGGAACATGCCCGTCCACTTCATCTGCTactcccaggacccccacagcatGCAGTGGTACAAAATGACGGAGGACAGCGATGAACTCTACGAGCTGGGCCACAGCACCTCCCGCTACAGCATCGAGAGGAAAGACAAATTCATCAACTTCACCATCTTCAGGATCACCTATGAGGACAATGGCATCTACGTGTGCGACAGCAAGAACCTCAcggcagagaagaagcagccgcACTTGTGCGGGACAGAGCTCAGAGTCATGG gTCACAGAAACATCCAGCAGATCCAGAGCAGGAACACCCTGAAAGACGCCATCATCATCATCCAGTCCATCCTGCTGGTCGTCTTCATCAGCGTCCCCCTGCTCCTCTTCCTAGACAGA GGTGAACACAAGGAAAGCCCAGAGGAGGACCACACCTACGAG GGCCTGGCGGTGGAGCAGATGGCCACCTATGAGGACATCACTCCTTTCCGGGACATGAAGGCCAAGTGGACAGTTGGGGAGCACCCAGGCGAGGAGTGA
- the GH1 gene encoding somatotropin, with amino-acid sequence MPLSNLFANAVLRAQHLHLLAAETYKEFERTYIPEDQRHANKNSQAAFCYSETIPAPTGKDDAQQKSDMELLRFSLVLIQSWLTPVQYLSKVFTNNLVFGTSDRVYEKLKDLEEGIQALMRELEDRSPRGPQILKPTYDKFDIHLRNEDALLKNYGLLSCFKKDLHKVETYLKVMRCRRYGEGNCTV; translated from the exons ATGCCCCTCTCCAACCTGTTTGCcaacgctgtgctgagggctcagcACCTTCACCTCCTGGCTGCCGAGACATACAAGGAGTTC GAACGCACCTATATCCCAGAGGACCAGAGACACGCCAACAAAAATTCTCAGGCAGCGTTTTGTTACTCAGAAAccatccctgctcccacaggGAAGGATGATGCCCAGCAGAAATCG GACATGGAGCTTCTTCGGTTTTCGCTGGTTCTCATCCAGTCCTGGTTGACCCCGGTGCAATACCTCAGCAAGGTGTTCACAAACAATCTGGTTTTCGGCACCTCAGACAGAGTGTATGAAAAACTAAAGGATCTGGAGGAAGGGATCCAAGCTCTGATGAGG gagctggaggaccGGAGCCCGCGGGGTCCCCAGATCCTCAAACCCACCTACGACAAATTTGACATCCACCTGCGCAACGAGGACGCCCTGCTGAAGAACTACGGCTTGCTCTCCTGCTTCAAGAAGGACCTGCACAAGGTGGAGACCTACCTGAAGGTGATGAGGTGCCGGCGCTACGGAGAGGGCAACTGCACCGTCTGA